The Dreissena polymorpha isolate Duluth1 chromosome 10, UMN_Dpol_1.0, whole genome shotgun sequence genome includes a region encoding these proteins:
- the LOC127847944 gene encoding WW domain-containing oxidoreductase-like, with protein MGGSTSQLISPLPVGRTVIITGGNSGIGYQVAKEMAFMGAKVILAVRTEERGKSAIAKIKADYEERKKGDNTYNIIVREEMDLQYHVCDLASLKSTMQFIDWFKSTGLVCHVLICNACTYSLHEVLTEDKWESTYQVNYLAHFLLISQFLPGICKSEEECRIVIISSQSHHRIHFDADYAATSRMKKFDGFKTYANCKLFQIMLMYSLDKILEHHPKVDVLSVDRGKLDAFAFHGEGEDTSIEGFSCRLACLSLCGKMKDDHNGADTVLYAALDPHLQGLSRGYFLRPHDKARFPSPQARNKELQDFLWKQTIENLSEYLTGDALKVLAEK; from the exons GTATTGGTTACCAGGTTGCCAAGGAGATGGCCTTCATGGGGGCAAAGGTGATCCTGGCTGTACGGACGGAAGAGCGGGGGAAATCT GCGATAGCCAAGATCAAGGCGGACTATGAGGAGAGAAAGAAGGGAGATAACACATACAACATCATCGTGAGAGAGGAAATGGACCTGCAGTATCACGTGTGCGATCTCGCCTCTCTCAAGTCTACCATGCAGTTCATAGACTGGTTCAAGTCCACCGGACTGGTTTGCCACGTCCTGATTTGTAACGCCTGTACTTACTCCCTGCATGAGG TGTTGACCGAAGACAAATGGGAGTCTACATACCAGGTGAATTACCTCGCACACTTCCTGCTGATATCCCAGTTCCTGCCGGGGATCTGCAAGTCGGAGGAAGAGTGTCGTATCGTGATCATCTCAAGTCAGAGCCATCATCGCATCCATTTTGATGCTGACTACGCTGCCACCAGCCGTATGAAGAAATTTGACGGCTTTAAGACTTACGCAAACTGTAAACTTTTCCAG ATCATGCTGATGTACAGTTTGGACAAGATATTGGAGCATCACCCAAAAGTTGACGTCCTGAGCGTTGATCGAGGCAAACTTGACGCCTTTGCATTCCATGGAGAGGGAGAAGATACTTCTATTGAGGGATTCAGCTGCAGACTGGCATGTCTGAGTTTATGTG GTAAGATGAAGGATGACCACAATGGCGCTGACACGGTGCTCTATGCCGCGCTGGACCCACACCTGCAGGGGCTCAGCCGGGGCTACTTCCTGCGACCACATGACAAGGCGAGATTTCCAAGCCCACAGGCCAG AAATAAAGAACTCCAGGACTTCTTATGGAAGCAGACGATAGAAAACCTGAGTGAATACCTGACTGGAGATGCTCTGAAAGTCCTCGCAGAGAAATGA